The Bombus fervidus isolate BK054 chromosome 1, iyBomFerv1, whole genome shotgun sequence genome includes a window with the following:
- the LOC139986816 gene encoding venom allergen 5, with amino-acid sequence MTGHISFCFLLFLTGCYDCILPRTISSFSVGHEDNPYCRICANHTMCQFPQDTDGTRCVNLQHTDLNEKDIETILDWHNVYRNTVANGDEERGNPGPQRPAKFMMELIWDDELAHIARRWVVQCNLLEKDQCRDVGK; translated from the exons ATGACAGGTCATATCTCGTTTTGCTTCTTATTGTTCTTAACGGGCTGCTATGATTGCATACTACCGAGAACAATATCATCGTTCTCAGTGGGCCACGAAGACAATCCTTACTGCCGTATTTGCGCCAATCACACCATGTGCCAATTTCCG CAAGACACGGATGGCACCAGATGCGTGAACCTTCAGCATACTGATCTGAACGAGAAAGATATCGAGACCATACTCGATTGGCACAACGTTTATCGCAACACTGTGGCGAACGGTGACGAGGAGCGAGGAAATCCGGGCCCTCAACGTCCAGCAAAGTTCATGATGGAGCTG ATCTGGGATGACGAACTTGCTCATATCGCGAGACGATGGGTAGTACAGTGCAACCTTCTCGAGAAAGATCAGTGCAGAGACGTTGGCAAGTAA